AGATGGTGAATATGAATTAGTTGCTGGGGAAAGAAGATTAAGGGCAGCTAAAAAATTGGGTTTAAATGAAGTTCCAGCAGTTATTATAGATGTTACAGATAAGGATTCTGCAGCAATAGCATTACTAGAAAATTTACAAAGAGAAGATTTAAATTGTTTTGAGGAAGCAGAAGCTTATCATAATTTAATACAAGAACATTTTTATACTCAGGATAAATTATCAGAAGTAATTGGGAAAAAGCAATCTACTATAGCAAATAAAATGAGGTTATTAAAATTATCTAAAGAAATTAGAGAAAAAATATTGGAAAATAATTTAACAGAAAGACATGGCAGGGCACTGTTAAAAATTAATGATAAAGGTAAACAATTAAAAATATTGACTATTGTTATAGAAAAAAAATTAAATGTAAAAAAGACAGAAGAATTAATAGAAAAGGAATTATGTGATGATAGCAATAAAAGTTTAGCTTCTGATGGTAAAAAAAGAATAAAAGGAATTTTTTCGCCGGTAGTTTATGTTAATACAGTAAAACAGGTTTTTGATAAATATGGTGTTAAAGCAAACTACAGATCTAAAGATCTAGATGATAAAATACAAATAACCATAACAATACCTAAAAAATAGTAGATGTTTCACATGAAACATCTACTTTTTA
Above is a window of Clostridium sporogenes DNA encoding:
- the noc gene encoding nucleoid occlusion protein — translated: MQKNINYISTDKIIPNLYQPRKYFNEESIEELAQSIKVYGIIQPLSVRKIKDGEYELVAGERRLRAAKKLGLNEVPAVIIDVTDKDSAAIALLENLQREDLNCFEEAEAYHNLIQEHFYTQDKLSEVIGKKQSTIANKMRLLKLSKEIREKILENNLTERHGRALLKINDKGKQLKILTIVIEKKLNVKKTEELIEKELCDDSNKSLASDGKKRIKGIFSPVVYVNTVKQVFDKYGVKANYRSKDLDDKIQITITIPKK